From the genome of Clostridium sp. BNL1100, one region includes:
- a CDS encoding sugar ABC transporter substrate-binding protein, with amino-acid sequence MKKKLISVLSMSLAITFLAACGTGTPKTSDSTSSGGSSSKGYKVAYIARAQSDSFAAWLANAVKDEAKKYPEIKLDVFDGQANDDTENSMIENAITNKYDLVIVQPNNGEAQRPYVEKVVKAGIHAITTNARISGIEGASSVDANPYEQAGVNARAALEQIPQNAKVVVLDGPSGNFHADERRKSWQKEFFEKRPDVKIVGEQIANWNKDEAMKYMEDWIQSNDKIDAVISMNDNMAAGALEVVKDNPKFKNMLAYGVDGTAEALLLIQEGRMTSTCMQSAYDLATKLLETSNKLLTGGEKQVDTDIGNPLVNKDNVQQYIDILKKSGAIK; translated from the coding sequence ATGAAGAAGAAATTAATTAGCGTACTATCAATGTCACTGGCAATTACTTTTTTAGCAGCATGTGGAACAGGGACACCTAAAACTTCCGATTCAACATCTTCAGGCGGAAGCAGCTCAAAGGGCTATAAGGTAGCATATATAGCTCGTGCCCAATCTGACTCATTTGCAGCTTGGCTTGCAAACGCTGTAAAGGATGAAGCAAAGAAGTACCCGGAAATAAAGCTTGATGTATTCGATGGTCAGGCAAATGACGATACTGAAAACTCAATGATTGAAAATGCTATCACAAACAAGTATGATCTGGTTATTGTTCAGCCTAATAATGGTGAAGCTCAAAGACCATACGTTGAAAAAGTGGTTAAGGCAGGTATACATGCAATAACAACTAATGCTCGTATTTCAGGAATTGAAGGAGCATCATCAGTAGACGCAAATCCATATGAGCAGGCTGGAGTAAATGCTCGTGCAGCATTAGAGCAGATTCCACAAAATGCAAAAGTTGTAGTATTGGATGGACCTTCAGGAAACTTCCACGCTGATGAAAGACGTAAGAGCTGGCAGAAGGAATTCTTTGAAAAACGTCCTGATGTTAAAATCGTTGGCGAACAGATTGCAAACTGGAACAAAGACGAAGCTATGAAGTATATGGAAGACTGGATACAGTCAAATGACAAGATTGATGCAGTTATTTCAATGAATGACAACATGGCAGCTGGAGCACTTGAAGTAGTTAAAGATAACCCTAAGTTCAAAAACATGCTTGCATATGGTGTTGACGGAACTGCAGAAGCACTGCTTTTAATTCAAGAAGGTAGAATGACTTCAACTTGTATGCAAAGTGCATATGATCTTGCTACAAAATTACTTGAAACAAGCAATAAGCTTTTAACAGGTGGAGAAAAGCAAGTTGATACAGATATCGGTAACCCACTTGTAAATAAAGATAATGTACAGCAATATATAGATATATTAAAGAAGTCCGGAGCTATTAAGTAA
- a CDS encoding ABC transporter permease, which translates to MDLRSNNLWNTAKKKYSIFMVLFVLFIICSLANPNFLTTSNLTNISRQLAVTTILAFGQTILIISGMLDLSQGSVLALSGVFAISAYKATGSLVVAVLVGIITGVVCNFINALMISTFKAPPFIATLAMLTMARGVALLYTKGQNILQLDKFVVFGQGSVGVIPIPIIFLVVLAIVTWYILKHTRVGRSLYAVGGNEEASVASGINVHRVKYTAFIINGIFVGLAGVLFMSRVNAGLPNGAVGYEFTALTAAIIGGTSFSGGVGTATGTLAGAFIVGFLDNIMNLTSVDSYMQQIVRGAIIALAVIYDIQSKNRRTKSTLGRIEDKQNAKNKKLAAKK; encoded by the coding sequence ATGGATTTAAGAAGTAATAACCTATGGAATACGGCAAAAAAGAAATACAGTATTTTTATGGTACTGTTTGTATTATTCATAATTTGTTCATTGGCAAACCCAAACTTTTTAACAACCAGCAACCTGACAAATATCTCAAGACAGTTGGCAGTTACAACAATTCTTGCTTTTGGTCAGACAATATTGATAATCTCAGGAATGCTTGACTTGTCTCAAGGTTCCGTATTGGCTCTCTCAGGAGTATTTGCAATATCTGCTTATAAAGCAACCGGATCACTGGTTGTTGCGGTGTTGGTAGGTATAATTACCGGTGTTGTTTGCAACTTTATAAATGCTTTAATGATCAGTACTTTCAAGGCTCCCCCATTCATTGCAACCTTGGCAATGCTGACCATGGCAAGAGGTGTAGCACTACTTTATACAAAAGGACAAAACATTTTACAGCTGGACAAATTCGTAGTGTTCGGACAAGGTTCTGTAGGTGTTATTCCAATACCTATTATATTCCTTGTAGTATTAGCAATAGTAACATGGTATATATTGAAACACACCAGGGTTGGACGTTCTCTGTATGCCGTTGGTGGAAATGAAGAAGCATCAGTTGCATCAGGTATTAATGTTCACAGAGTTAAGTACACTGCGTTTATAATCAATGGTATTTTCGTTGGGTTGGCAGGAGTATTGTTCATGTCCCGTGTTAATGCAGGTCTTCCAAATGGTGCTGTAGGTTATGAGTTTACAGCTTTAACAGCGGCTATCATCGGTGGAACCAGCTTCTCAGGTGGTGTTGGAACTGCAACAGGTACACTGGCCGGTGCATTTATAGTAGGTTTCCTTGACAATATTATGAACCTCACCAGTGTGGATTCTTACATGCAGCAGATTGTAAGAGGTGCAATAATAGCTCTTGCGGTTATATACGATATTCAGTCTAAAAACCGTAGAACAAAGAGTACACTTGGCAGAATAGAAGACAAACAAAATGCAAAAAACAAAAAATTAGCAGCAAAGAAATAA
- a CDS encoding sugar ABC transporter ATP-binding protein, whose amino-acid sequence MDNNIKLRVSQIEKSFPGVKALDKIDFTVKKGTVHVLCGENGAGKSTLMKIINGIYQPDGGEIFIDEKPVKINNPIQARNLGISMIFQEMNYVPEMTVEENLFLGNLPVNKFGNVNWKEVRTRTKELLKKENLPYLPTTLLKDLTVSDIQMLEILKAISYNSDIIIMDEPTSAITQKEVEKLFKKIEELKARGVCIIYISHKLDEIFQIADEITVFRDGTVVESHPKEELDIETVIALMVGRKLTNTYPKEEIKIGEKLLEVKKLSNGNVYHDVSFHLKKGEIIGFAGLMGAGRTEVMRSLFGLDPISSGTVNIKGEEVKVKNVQQIIEKGLVMLSEDRRRYGIIPVRSVRENTTLAFLQKVFYRFRYHKKAEQSIVSDMFEKMRVKTPTLETPIASLSGGNQQKVLLAKWMIRNPDVLILDEPTRGIDVGAKFEIYKLMTNLAKEGKGVIMVSSELPELIGMCDRIYVMSKGAVTGEIKREDFSQELIMKYATGTLTSDEVR is encoded by the coding sequence ATGGACAATAACATTAAGCTAAGAGTTTCGCAAATTGAAAAATCCTTTCCAGGGGTTAAAGCTCTTGATAAAATCGATTTTACTGTAAAAAAAGGTACTGTGCATGTATTGTGTGGGGAAAATGGAGCAGGAAAATCAACATTGATGAAGATCATTAACGGGATTTATCAACCCGACGGCGGTGAGATATTCATTGATGAGAAACCTGTAAAAATCAATAATCCCATACAGGCTAGGAATCTTGGTATATCAATGATTTTTCAAGAAATGAACTACGTTCCCGAAATGACGGTAGAGGAAAACCTGTTTCTAGGCAACCTGCCAGTCAACAAATTTGGTAATGTAAACTGGAAAGAAGTTAGAACACGTACAAAGGAATTATTAAAAAAGGAAAATCTGCCTTATTTACCTACCACACTGTTAAAGGATCTGACGGTTTCCGATATTCAGATGTTAGAGATTTTAAAGGCAATATCATACAATTCCGATATTATAATCATGGATGAACCGACCTCGGCCATCACCCAAAAAGAAGTTGAGAAGCTCTTTAAGAAAATTGAAGAACTTAAAGCCAGAGGTGTTTGCATCATCTATATTTCTCACAAACTGGATGAAATATTCCAGATAGCTGATGAAATAACAGTTTTCAGAGACGGAACAGTTGTTGAGAGTCATCCAAAGGAAGAACTTGACATTGAAACCGTAATCGCACTAATGGTTGGAAGAAAATTGACCAACACCTATCCAAAGGAAGAAATCAAAATCGGAGAAAAGTTACTTGAGGTTAAAAAATTAAGTAACGGAAACGTTTACCATGACGTAAGCTTCCACCTTAAAAAGGGTGAAATCATTGGTTTCGCCGGACTTATGGGAGCAGGAAGAACTGAAGTTATGAGATCGCTCTTCGGACTGGACCCTATTTCATCAGGAACAGTTAATATCAAGGGAGAAGAAGTCAAAGTCAAAAATGTACAGCAGATTATTGAAAAAGGACTGGTAATGCTATCAGAAGACAGAAGAAGATACGGTATTATTCCAGTCAGGTCAGTAAGGGAAAATACAACATTGGCATTCCTTCAGAAGGTATTTTACAGATTCCGGTATCACAAGAAAGCTGAACAAAGCATTGTATCAGATATGTTCGAGAAAATGAGGGTAAAAACTCCTACTTTGGAAACACCTATTGCTTCATTAAGCGGTGGAAATCAGCAGAAAGTCTTATTGGCAAAGTGGATGATAAGAAACCCGGATGTTCTTATACTGGACGAACCTACCCGTGGTATAGACGTAGGTGCTAAATTTGAAATATACAAACTAATGACAAATTTAGCGAAGGAAGGTAAGGGAGTAATAATGGTTTCATCCGAGCTTCCTGAGCTTATAGGTATGTGTGACAGGATTTATGTAATGTCAAAGGGTGCAGTTACAGGTGAAATTAAACGAGAAGATTTTTCCCAGGAGCTCATTATGAAATATGCTACTGGAACTTTAACATCAGATGAGGTGAGATAA
- a CDS encoding ROK family transcriptional regulator translates to MATKVNSIEVKKINRNAIYNFLYKHEPISIQEIAYTLNMSLPTVTQNIKELQERGLVIETGLFESTGGRKAKAISYNSSAKYAVGLDITRNHVSIVIIDLSGKLLKNFRIQYPFKNHKEYFKGVGDLVTKLVSEAGINEANILGVGIALPAILSDDRETVSYATVIDFQGGSINAFQEFIPYPIILSNDANAGGFAEMWREDSNENVAYLSLNNSVGGSIIIAKNIYDGQNQRGGEFGHMTIVPNGRECYCGQKGCVDAYCSAKFLSDSTNGNIAEFFRLLKLNMEPQKRLWNEYISHLIVAINNLRMLFDCKVILGGYAGAYMDEYIGELRHMVARYNTFEVDGNYLHACKYKLEATAVGAALAHVDQFIKNV, encoded by the coding sequence ATGGCAACTAAGGTAAATAGCATTGAGGTAAAAAAAATAAATAGAAATGCCATATATAACTTTCTTTACAAACATGAACCCATATCTATCCAGGAGATTGCTTATACCTTAAATATGAGTCTGCCTACAGTAACTCAGAATATAAAGGAACTTCAGGAACGTGGGCTGGTAATAGAAACAGGCCTTTTTGAATCCACGGGAGGCAGAAAGGCTAAGGCTATCTCATATAATAGTTCTGCAAAATATGCAGTAGGTCTAGACATAACACGCAATCATGTAAGTATTGTAATAATAGACCTTAGCGGAAAGCTTCTAAAGAATTTTAGAATACAGTACCCTTTTAAAAATCATAAAGAATATTTTAAGGGAGTAGGCGATCTTGTTACAAAGCTGGTAAGTGAAGCTGGAATTAATGAAGCCAATATACTTGGGGTCGGTATAGCATTGCCTGCCATACTTTCCGATGACCGTGAGACTGTTAGTTACGCTACGGTTATTGACTTTCAGGGTGGTAGTATAAATGCTTTTCAGGAATTTATTCCATACCCCATTATTTTGAGCAACGATGCCAACGCGGGCGGTTTTGCAGAAATGTGGCGTGAAGATTCAAATGAAAATGTGGCATATCTTTCTTTAAACAATTCTGTCGGAGGCTCTATAATAATAGCCAAAAATATTTATGACGGACAGAACCAAAGAGGCGGAGAGTTTGGGCACATGACTATAGTACCAAACGGAAGAGAGTGCTATTGCGGTCAAAAAGGATGTGTTGATGCATATTGCTCGGCAAAGTTTTTGTCAGATAGTACCAACGGAAATATTGCAGAGTTTTTTAGATTATTGAAGCTAAATATGGAACCACAGAAACGTTTATGGAATGAATATATATCACATTTAATAGTAGCAATAAATAATTTGCGAATGTTGTTTGACTGTAAAGTTATATTAGGCGGATATGCCGGAGCTTACATGGACGAGTATATTGGTGAGCTAAGGCATATGGTGGCAAGATACAATACTTTTGAAGTAGACGGAAATTACCTTCATGCGTGTAAGTATAAGCTTGAGGCAACCGCTGTAGGTGCTGCGCTTGCTCATGTTGATCAATTTATAAAGAACGTTTAA
- a CDS encoding Pr6Pr family membrane protein codes for MYIQNRLLALIFRILFLFGCGIGLYLNSGIPSGKFAPYMLIFYTIQSNALCFVFFSILAVKNLVDIKTKGIKGSTSVFPHLKGAVTMTISMTFIIYHFVLVPLYTSHDANYRILNWQNILVHYFVPIMTVLDWLLFDKKQNFRWFDPMLWISVPISYFIFLIVRARIGGMIAIVQSKYPYFFVDVDILGWINVLKYVGVFILGFLILGYVIYLVDKISLDNIRFNFVKPTSFYSNTYKA; via the coding sequence ATGTATATTCAAAATCGATTGCTCGCATTAATTTTTAGGATTTTGTTTTTATTTGGTTGTGGAATAGGTTTATACTTGAACTCTGGAATTCCCAGTGGAAAATTTGCACCTTATATGCTTATTTTCTATACGATACAGAGTAATGCCTTGTGCTTTGTGTTCTTTTCTATTCTGGCGGTAAAAAATCTGGTTGATATCAAAACTAAGGGTATCAAGGGTTCTACCAGCGTCTTTCCCCACCTAAAGGGTGCAGTTACCATGACAATTTCAATGACATTTATTATTTACCACTTCGTACTGGTTCCTTTATATACTTCTCACGATGCAAACTATAGAATTCTTAACTGGCAAAATATTCTGGTACATTATTTTGTTCCCATAATGACTGTTTTAGATTGGCTGTTATTTGACAAAAAACAAAATTTCAGATGGTTTGATCCCATGCTTTGGATTTCTGTTCCAATCTCATATTTCATATTTCTTATAGTTAGAGCAAGAATTGGCGGAATGATTGCAATAGTTCAAAGCAAATATCCATATTTCTTTGTTGACGTTGATATTCTCGGATGGATTAATGTATTAAAATATGTAGGTGTTTTTATTCTGGGTTTTCTTATTCTTGGGTATGTTATTTATTTGGTTGACAAAATCTCCCTTGACAATATCAGATTTAATTTTGTAAAGCCAACTAGCTTTTATTCAAATACCTATAAAGCTTGA
- a CDS encoding 3'-5' exonuclease: MLIFVDFEATCWDKNEKYKRPHAEIIEIGAVATGQNLKEIGKFSAVIRPEIEPVLSDYCKELTGLSQSDVENGIDFNRAIDLFYQWIIQYQTTQSPILYTWGNYDTFLLKRSLRRHRTKNKDFLNIIHKEGLIDLQEQFMKFTALPSSSCNLVKALQIIRKNYHGTIHRSVDDAANMIKLYRYLNKS, encoded by the coding sequence ATGTTAATATTCGTTGATTTTGAAGCTACTTGCTGGGATAAAAATGAGAAATACAAACGGCCCCATGCTGAAATAATTGAAATAGGGGCAGTGGCAACCGGACAAAATTTAAAAGAAATCGGCAAATTTTCAGCTGTAATAAGACCCGAAATAGAGCCCGTTTTATCTGATTACTGCAAAGAGCTTACAGGCCTTAGTCAATCTGATGTAGAAAACGGCATAGATTTCAACCGGGCAATCGACCTCTTTTACCAATGGATAATTCAGTATCAAACCACTCAAAGCCCCATACTGTATACATGGGGGAACTACGACACTTTTCTCCTTAAACGAAGTCTTAGAAGGCACAGAACTAAAAATAAGGATTTTTTAAACATAATCCATAAAGAAGGACTAATAGATTTACAGGAACAGTTTATGAAATTTACAGCACTCCCTTCTTCCTCCTGCAATCTTGTCAAGGCACTTCAAATAATCAGAAAAAACTACCACGGTACAATACACAGAAGCGTTGATGATGCCGCAAACATGATCAAGCTTTATAGGTATTTGAATAAAAGCTAG
- a CDS encoding DUF2812 domain-containing protein has product MFEDSGWMHIKGTKYSGVQYFKKTNCSEPEDIFSDTPSKAAKYKRMADMWLTLVLTYIPITIVFINNGYINLRAFLYPQELYYTPGLWDMTGIRFWRSFMFETPFAMGRGFSWLIFPIIILFYGYFYFKLHRVYKRENHAKSVI; this is encoded by the coding sequence ATGTTTGAAGACAGCGGTTGGATGCATATCAAAGGGACTAAGTATTCAGGTGTACAATATTTCAAAAAAACAAACTGTTCTGAGCCAGAAGATATATTTTCCGATACCCCCTCTAAGGCAGCAAAATATAAGAGAATGGCTGACATGTGGCTAACTCTGGTACTGACATACATACCGATAACAATAGTGTTTATCAATAACGGGTATATAAACCTTAGGGCTTTCCTGTATCCGCAAGAATTGTATTATACACCGGGACTTTGGGATATGACAGGTATAAGATTCTGGAGATCTTTTATGTTCGAAACTCCTTTTGCAATGGGTCGAGGCTTTTCCTGGCTGATATTCCCCATAATAATACTCTTTTACGGATATTTTTATTTTAAACTGCACAGAGTATACAAAAGAGAAAACCATGCTAAATCAGTTATATAA
- a CDS encoding DUF2812 domain-containing protein, with translation MKIRKFFMDPVKEEKWINQMLKEGKELVYSNGSTYYFIEESNPNVIIKSDYRYFKSQNDFGLSANV, from the coding sequence ATGAAAATTAGAAAGTTTTTTATGGATCCTGTAAAAGAAGAAAAATGGATAAATCAAATGCTCAAAGAAGGAAAAGAACTTGTATATTCTAACGGCAGCACATATTATTTCATAGAGGAAAGCAATCCCAACGTAATTATAAAATCCGACTACAGGTATTTTAAGTCACAAAATGATTTTGGATTATCTGCTAATGTTTGA
- a CDS encoding PadR family transcriptional regulator has product MNLDKYLPLTETTLYILLSLNEPGHGYIVMQKVEELSNGKVRIAAGTMYGALENLTKQNLISILDVSDKRRKVYQITELGKMVLQQETNRLAHIVNVAEKYGYKISEGSDC; this is encoded by the coding sequence TTGAATTTAGATAAATACCTGCCATTAACAGAAACAACCTTGTATATTCTCCTTTCCCTGAATGAACCGGGCCATGGATATATTGTTATGCAAAAGGTTGAGGAGTTAAGCAACGGAAAAGTCCGAATTGCTGCAGGTACCATGTATGGAGCCTTGGAAAACCTGACAAAACAGAATTTAATCAGCATTTTGGATGTCAGCGATAAGAGACGAAAGGTTTATCAGATTACAGAGCTTGGGAAAATGGTATTGCAGCAGGAAACAAACAGGTTGGCACACATTGTAAACGTGGCAGAAAAATATGGTTATAAGATTTCTGAAGGAAGTGATTGTTGA